The nucleotide window GCGCAAAAGCTCGACAAGCTCGGCATGCGCGGCAGCCACACCGGCGAGATGGTGTTCAACAACGTCGAAGTACCCGCCGACCATATTCTGGGTGGCCTGAACATGGGCGCCAAGGTGCTGATGAGCGGCCTGGACTACGAGCGCGCCGTGCTGGCCGGCGGCCCCATCGGCATCATGCAGGCCGTGATGGACAACGTGATCCCCTACATCCACGACCGCAAGCAGTTCGGCCAGAGCATTGGCGAATTCCAGCTGGTGCAGGGCAAGGTGGCCGACATGTACACCGTGCTGCAGGCCGGTCGCGCGTTTCTGTACACCATCGGCAAGAACCTGGATGCGCTGGGCAGCGCGCACGTGCGTCAGGTGCGCAAGGACTGCGCCAGCGTCATCCTTTGGACGGCCGAGATGGCGACCAAGATGGCGGGCGACGGCATCCAGCTGTTCGGCGGTAACGGCTACATCAACGAATACCCGCTGGGGCGTCTGTGGCGCGATGCCAAGCTGTATGAGATCGGCGCTGGCACCAGCGAGATCCGGCGCATGCTGATCGGGCGGGAGCTGTTTGCGGAGACGATGTGACGCCTGCCGGCGCGTGCACTCAAAGCGTCGTTGATGTACATTCAATACATCATGAAACCTGTCTTGTCCCCTGCTCACACTGAAGCTGCGGTGCGCACGCAGATTTATCTGTCGGCTTCGCAACAGCGACGGCTGGATCAGCTGGCGCGTCGCTCGGCGCAAAGCAAAAGCAGCCTGATTCGGGCCGCCATCGATCGCATGCTCGAGGCCGAGGAGCAGGCTGCCGCAGGCACACGGGCGCGCAAGCAGCGCCTGCTGGGTCTTGCCGGTGCGTGGGCGAACAAACCCGCCGACGAGTTGCTCGATGTTCGCGCGCTGCGCGATGGCTGGTCTCAGCGGTCGGCAATCTGAAAAACAGCTTGTCATGGCGCAACGCGTGCTGGTGGATACCGATGTGCTGATCGATCACCTGCGTGGTGTGGAGCAGGCCACACAGGCGCTGCTGGTGCATGATCGGCTGGCCATCAGCGTGATTACGCTGGCCGAGTTGCTGGCAGGCGCCAAGGGCGCACGCGAGCAGGCCGACATCGATGCGTTGGCGGCCGATTGCGAGGTCTTGCCTGTCGATGAACCGACGGCGCGAGTGGCCGGAATCTTGCGCAAGCGTTATGGCCCCTCGCACGGCGTGCAATTGCCCGACGCCTTGATTGCCGCGGCGGCGCAGACGCATCAATTGCCCCTGTTGACATTGAATAGCAAGCATTACCCCATGTTGCCCGGGCTGCGTCCCGCCTACCGAAAATCAAGCGGCGCGTAACGCCATCGGCGCGCGGAACCGATACGCTTGCTACCATGCCCTCTACCCTGCAGCACCTGATCGACGCCAACCGCGCCTGGGCCGAGCGCGTGGAGCGCGAGCAGCCCGGCTTCTTCAAGGCGCTGGCGCAGCAGCAGACGCCCAAGTACCTGTGGGTCGGCTGTTCCGACAGCCGCGTGCCGGCCAATCAGGTCATCGGCCTGGCGCCGGGCGAGGTGTTCGTGCACCGCAACGTGGCCAATGTGGTGGTGCATTCCGACCTGAACGCGCTGTCGGTGATCCAGTTCGCCGTGGATGTGCTGAAGGTCGAGCACATCATGGTGGTTGGCCACTACGGCTGCGGCGGCGTGCTGGCGGTGCTGCGCGAGCAGCGCGTGGGCCTGGCCGACAACTGGCTGCGCCACGTGCACGACGTGAAGATGCGCCACCGCGGCCGCCTCATGCACCTGTGCGCGCACGAGCAGGAAGACACCCTGTGCGAGATGAACGTCATCGAGCAGGTGGGCAACGTGGCGCAATCCAACGTGGTGCAGGATGCCTGGTCGCGCGGCCAGCCGCTGGCGGTGCATGGCTGGTGCTATGGCCTGAAGGACGGGCACGTCAAGGACCTGGGCGTGACCATGACCAAGCCCGACGAGGTGGTGGACGTGTTCCGCACCGCCATCAAACGCTACCCGCGCTCGCCCGACGCCAAGCCGGGCTCCAGCGACTTTCCCGTGTAGCGCCATGCTGCCGCGCCCGCTCGATTCACCGCTGGCGCGCGACGTGGCGCAGGCCATGATCGACGGCTTCAACCGCCACTACCGGCTTTTCCGCACCGAGAGCGCGCGCGCCAAGCACCGTTTTGAAACCTGCGACTGGCACGGCCAGCAGCGCGCGCAGCGCGAGCGCATCGAGTTCTACGACCTGCGCGTGCGCGAATGCCAGAAGCGCCTGGAGCGCGAATTCGAGGCGCACAAGCAGCCCATGGACGTGTGGCAGCAGGTCAAGCTGCACTACATCGGCATGCTGGTGGCGCACCCGCAGCCCGAACTGGCCGAAACTTTCTTCAACTCGGTCAGCACGCGCATCCTGCACCGCAGCTACTTCCACAACGATTTCATCTTTGTGCGTCCGGCCATCAGCACGGAATACCTGGAAACCGACGACCCCCGGGCCAAGACGACGTATCAGGCCTTCTATCCCCAGCCCGGCGCGCTGTCCGACACGGTGCACGCGGTGCTGCAATCGTTCGATTTGCGCTGCACGTTTGAAGACCTGGAGCGCGACTGTCATCGCGTGGCCCGCGCCATGCTGAACGAGTGGGGCGCCGACAAGCCGCGCCCCAACTTCCAGGTGCAGGTGCTGTCCAGCCTGTTCTACCGCAACAAGGGCGCCTACCTGGTCGGCAAGATCATCAACGGCTTTCGCGAACTGCCGTTTGCGCTGCCGCTGCTGCACCGCACGCCCGGCACGCTGTACGTTGACGCGGCGCTGTTCGGCGAAGAAGATCTGCTGATCCTGTTCAGCTTCTCGCGCGCCTATTTCATGGTCGACATGGAGATTCCCTCGGCCACCGTGCAGTTCCTGCGCAGCCTGATGCCGCGCAAGCCGCGCGCCGAAATCTACAACGCCCTCGGCCTGGCCAAGCAGGGCAAGAACCTGTTCTACCGCGACCTGCTGTGGCACTTGCGCCATTCAACCGACAAGTTCCGCATCGCGCCCGGCATCAAGGGCATGGTGATGCTGGTGTTCGACCTGCCCAGCTTTCCCTACGTCTTCAAGATCATCAAGGACTGGTATCCGCCGCCCAAAGACACCACGCGCGAGCAGATCCGCGGCAAGTACCAGCTCGTCAAGCAGCACGACCGGGTGGGCCGCATGGCCGACACCATGGAGTTCTCGCTGCTCGCCTTTCCGCGCGCGCGCTTCGAGGACGACCTGATCGCCGAGATTGAAAAGTTCGCCCCGAGCCAGCTCGAAATTTCAGACCGCGACGGCGACGGCCAGATCGAAGTCATCATCGCGCACGCCTACATCGAGCGGCGCATGATCCCGCTCAATCTCTATCTGCAAGAGGCCTTCGACGCCGGCCCCGATGACGCGGCGGCCAGCGCGCAACTGGAGCACGCCGTCATCGAATACGGCAACGCCATCAAGGACCTGGTGGCCGCCAACATCTTTCCCGGCGACATGCTATGGAAGAACTTCGGTGTCACGCGGCACGGCAAGGTCGTGTTCTACGACTACGACGAGATCGAATACATCACCGACTGCAACTTCCGCCGCGTGCCCGCCCCGCGCAATGAAGAAGACGAGATGAGCGGCGAAATCTGGTATTCGGTCGCCAAGCACGACGTGTTCCCCGAAACCTTCGGCCCCTTCCTGCTAGGCAACCCGCGCGTGCGCGAGGCTTTCATGCGGCACCACGCGGAATTGCTGGAGCCGGAGTTCTGGCAGCAGACCAAGGCGCGCATTCAGGGGGGCGAGGTGATCGATTTCTTTCCGTACGGAGTGCACAGACGCTTCGATGTGAACGGCGGGGTGAAAGGTGCGCCAGAGTTGCCTGATCCGTTTGCTGACATTAGCGAAGTGCCTGTCGAATCAAACGACAGTGGTGGTGCCCGCATAAACTCAGATTTAGGAGAATAGTTATATGCCTGGAGCGGTTGCCGCGAATGCGTATGAGGGAATTCGTAGCGAGGCGCTAGCTCAATACGCTTTGTCTGCATTTGGCACTGCCGCTCGAGTGCCAATGTCGGATGATTCGGGAATAGATTTTCACTGCACGCTAGGGCGATTAATAGGTAAACGACTTTTGGTCGAAAATTACTATCTCGTCCAAGTTAAAAGTAGCAAATCCAAGGTGCGCTATGATAGTGCGGATGCCGTGAAGTGGCTACTAGGACATAAGTATCCAATTTTATTTATGGTGGTCGATAAGTCAAGCTCTCAGCTGTCCATTTATAAGACGACTGAGCTTGCTACTATTCCTTGGAGAAATTTTCCAAATACCATTGAAATTGAATTTGATGGTCAGAACAATTTTGATCTGAAAAGTTTTGAGCCCATAACTAACGTAAATGTGGGATTGCCAATTCTCGACTTTAATGTTACACAATTGGCTGACAAAGAATGGCGTGCAAACGTGGTAAAAACCTTGAGATCTTGGGTCGAGCTGGATCAGGGGAATATAGATTGGCGCACAATGGGGTTTGACGCGTATCAATTTCCCTCAGCCTATGTCACCAATATGCCTGTTGGATCAAAAATTGAAATGAATGCAAGTTTTTCTACGCTTGGAAGTTCGGAGGTATCCCGGCTACCTAGCATGACCTTATTCGGTCTTGCGCATATGATCAATGTAGCGGCGGCCGAAAGTGATTTGGCTGCGCTAATGCAAATAAAGAGCTCTGCTGACCATATATTGAGGCGATACCGTTTTTCAGATAATGCCCCATACTACTATGCTTTCTGCTTCAATACTGCTTGCAGACATCTAAATATCAATATGCAAATGACGATTGATATTAGTGATGTTGGAGTGTTTTCCCCATTTGGCACTATCGAAAATTAAGGAGCTTCTCATGTCCGACCCCATCGTCATCGTTTCCGCCGCCCGCACGCCCATGGGCAGTTTTCAGGGCGACTTCACGCCCCTGGCCGCGCACGATCTGGGCGGCGCGGCGATCAAGGCCGCTGTGGAGCGCGCGGGCATCAAGCCGGAGCAGGTCACTGAAGTCATCTTCGGCAACTGCCTGATGGCCGGCCAGGGCCAGGCGCCGGCGCGACAGGCGGCGTTCAAGGGCGGGCTGCCCAAGAGCGCGGGCGCGGTCACGCTCAGCAAGATGTGCGGCTCGGGCATGCGCGCGGCGATGTTCGCGCACGACATGCTCAAGGCGGGCAGCCACGACGTGCTGGTGGCCGGCGGCATGGAGAGCATGACCAACGCGCCCTACCTGCTGCAAAAAGGCCGCGGCGGCTACCGCATGGGGCACGACAAGGTGTACGACCACATGATGCTCGACGGCCTGGAAGACGCCTACGAGGCCGGCCGCAGCATGGGCACCTTTGGCGAAGACTGCGCCGCCAAGTACGGCTTCACGCGCGAGCAGCAAGACAAGTTCGCCATGGCCAGCGTGCAGCGGGCGCAGGCAGCTATCAAATCAGGTGCATTCAAGGACGAGATCACTCCCGTCACGGTGAAAGACCGCAAGGGCGAGCGCGTGGTGGATACCGATGAAGGGCCGGGCAAGATCAACGTGGACAAAATCCCCACGCTCAAGCCCGCCTTCAAGAAAGATGGCACGGTGACGGCCGCCGCCAGCTCCAGCATCAACGACGGCGCCGCCGCCATGGTGCTGATGCGCGAGAGCACCGCCAAAGCGCTGGGCTGCAAGCCGCTGGCGCGCATCGTCAGCCACGCCACACACGCGCAGGAGCCGGAGTGGTTCAGCACCGCGCCCATCGGCGCCAGCGAGCAGGCACTTAAAAAAGCCGGCTGGAGGGTCGAAGACGTCGATCTGTGGGAAATCAACGAAGCCTTTGCCGTGGTGCCGATGGCGCTGATGCACGACTTGAAGGTGCCGCACGACAAGGTCAACGTCAACGGCGGCGCCTGCGCGCTGGGCCACCCGATTGGCGCCAGCGGCGCGCGCATCATGGTCACGCTGATCCATGCGTTGAAGGCGCGCGGGTTGAAGAAAGGCCTGGCCACGCTGTGCATCGGCGGTGGCGAGGCGACGGCGGTGGCGCTGGAGTTGGTATGAAAATGATAGCTTCTTGCGCTTGCCCATCAAGCGCAAGCGGCCGATTTGATTCATGAATTCGTGAGAGTGCCGACATGATCGAAACCGCTGACGCGCTGCGCCGCCTGTATCCGCAGGCCTCGCCACGCTCGCGCGCCAAGCAGCTGGACCGGCTGGACGACACCATGCGCCGCTTCATCGCGCACGCGCCGTTGTGCGTCATCGCCAGCGCGGGCGCGGCGGGCCATGGGCTCGATTCGTCGCCGCGCGGCGGCCGAGCAGGCTTCGTGCAAGTGGCTGACGACCACACGCTGCTGATCCCCGACGTGACGGGCAACAACCGGCTCGACACGCTGGAGAACCTGCTGGTCGATCCGCGCATTGGCCTGCTGTTTGTGATCCCCGGTGTCGATGAGGTGCTGCGCGCCAACGGCACGGCGCGCCTGCGCGACGAGCCCGAGTTCACGCAACGCTTCGCCCACGCCGGCGCTCCCAAGCTGCCGCGCCTGGTGATCGAAGTCGCCGTGCGCGAGGCCTATCTGCACTGCCCCAAGGCGCTGCTGCGTTCGCAGGTCTGGTCGCCCGAGGCGCGCGTGGCGCCCGGCACCTTCCCATCGATGAACGCCATGCTGCTGGCACAGTTGGGGCCGCAGGTGGTGACCGAGACCGACGCCCAGGCGCTGGACCGCTACCGCGCACAGCTGGCCGACGAGGGGCTGGCGCATCTGGTGCGCTGATGGCGGCGGCACATCCCCCAAAGCGCCGCCATCCACGCGCCGTCGCGCGCTACATTGGACATCATTGATTCATCTATCCGTACAAGGCCGATCATGAAAAATCTGTTCTCATCTCTCGCACTGGTGACGCTGTTGAGCGGTTGCGCGTCGGTGAACATGGCGAGCAAGGAGGCGTCCGACGCGGCCAAGACCTTCAAGACGCCGCCGCGCGATCAGTCGGCGCTCTATGTCTACCGCGACAGCGCGTTCGGACGTGCGCTGACCAAGGACATCTTCGTCAACGATGAATGCCTGGGCAAATCGGCGCCAGACGTGTTTTTCTACAAGGCGCTGAAGCCTAACCAGAAGTACAAGATTTCGAGCGAGTCGGAGTTTTCGCCCAACGATTTGATGCTGACGGCCGAGCCCGGCAAGAACCACTTCGTGCGTCAATACATCACGCTCGGGTTGTTTGTTGGTGGGGCCAGCCTGGAAGTGGTGCCAGAGGAAACCGGCAAGGCAGCGATCGCCAAACTGAGCATGGCCGAGCCCGGCAAGTGCGGGCGCTGAGCGGCTGGAACTTTCACCACCGTGGCTACGCTCCTGATCATCGGCGCCTCACGCGGCATCGGCTGGGAACTGGCGCGGCAATCGGTGGCGGCGGGCGACCGCGTGATCGCCACCGCGCGCGACGCTGCGGGCCTGGCGGCGCTGCGTGATCTGGGTTGCCAGGCGCTGCAACTCGACGTGGCCGATGCGGCCAGCGTCAGCGGCCTGGCATGGCAACTGGATGGCGAAAAGATCGACACCGCCTGGCACGTCGCCGGCGTGATGTGCAACCGCGCCGACGCCACGCAGCCGCCCACGCAGGCCGACTTTGACCGCGTGATGCACACCAACGTGCTGGGCGCGATGCAGGTCATCACGCAAGTGGCGCCGCTGGTGCAGGCGGCCGGCGGGCGCTTTGCGTTTCTCTCCAGCGCCATGGGGCAGATCGGCACCGTCAGCGGCTCTGGCGCGTGGTTGTACCGCGTCAGCAAGGCCGCGCTGAACATGGCGGTGGCGGCGGCACGGCACAGCTATCCGGGCGTGATCTTCACCGTTTTTCATCCAGGTTGGGTGCGGACCGACATGGGCGGCGCGGGCGCGCCGGTCACCCCAGAGCAAAGCGCTGCTGGGCTGCGCGCCACGCTGGCCGCCGCCACGGCAGCCGACAACGGCGCCTTTATGCAATTTGACGGCAGCCGCCTGAACGGATGGTGAGCGCATTGCATGGCTGCCGCTGCCCGCGTTGAACTTCGGCCCGTGCCCGAGGCGGCGCGGCCAGCCTTGCCCGCCGCCACCTTTGCCGACGCCTACGCGCGCGAAGACGCACCCGCAGCCATCACCGCGCACGCCGCCGCCATGGCCGTGCTCGGCGGGCCACCGCCGGCATTGTTTGCGGCGCTGATGAAGCTGCGCCATCGCATCGTCCAGCCGTTGGGGCTGAAGACGGACGAGTTGCTGAGCGCGGCAAAGGTGGGCGCCCATTCGGTGGCGCGCATCGGTCCGTTCCCCGTGCTTCAGAAATCACCCACCCGGGTCGTGCTGGGCCTGAACGACAAGCATCTCGACTTTCGCATCGTCGTGCTGGCCGAACCATTGGGCGCTGCCAGCCGCGTCACGGTCAGCACATTGGTGCTTGAACACAACGCGCTGGGCCGTGCCTACATGGCGATGGTCAAACCGTTTCACCGCTGGATTTCGCGCCACGTGCTGGCACGAGCGGATTTTTTCAAACACTCCAACTAAACACCCAAGGAGGCTCTCATGCTGCTGACCCAAGACCAGGAAATGATCCGCGACGCCGTGCGCACGTTTGCGCAAGAGCAACTGTGGCCACACGCCGCCAAGTGGGACAAGGAACACAGTTTCCCCGAAGACGCGCACCGCGGCCTGGCCGAACTGGGCGCCTACGGCATTTGCGTGCCCGAGGAGTACGGCGGCGCCGGGCTCGATTACGTCACGCTGGCGCTGGTGCTGGAGGAAATCGCCGCGGGCGACGGCGGCACCAGCACGCCGATCAGCGTCACCAACTGCCCCTACAACGCCATCTTGATGCGCTACGGCACCGAGGCGCAAAAGCAGAAATGGCTGGCCCCGGCCGCGCGCGGCGAGATGCTGGGCGCCTTTGCGCTGACCGAGCCGCACGTGGGCAGCGATGCGTCCAGCCTGCGCACCACGGCGGTGAAGCAAGGCGGTGAATGGGTGCTCAATGGCGTCAAGCAGTTCATCACCAGCGGCAAGAACGGCCACGCGGCGGTGGTCATCGCCGTCACCGACAAGGCCGCGGGCAAGCGCGGCCTGTCGGCCTTCATCGTGCCCACGCACCGCCTGGGCAACAGCGGCTGGGTGGTGGCGCGCATCGAGGACAAGCTGGGTCAGCACAGCAGCGACACCGCGCAGATCAACCTGGAGGATTGCCGCGTGCCGGCCGAAAACCTGATCGGCGAAGAGGGCGAGGGCTACAAGATCGCCCTGAGTGCGTTGGAGGGCGGCCGCATCGGCATTGCCGCGCAAAGCGTGGGCATGGCGCGCAGCGCGCTGGAAGTCGCCATCCAGTACGCCAAGGAGCGCGAGGCCTTTGGCACCGCCATCTTCAATCACCAGGCGGTGGGCTTCCGGTTGGCGGATTGCGCGACAAGATTGGAGGCCGCGCGTCAGCTGATCTGGCACGCCGCCGCCTTGCGCGACGCCGGCCGGCCCTGCCTGAAGGAAGCCGCCATGGCCAAGCTGTTCGCCACCGAAACCGCCGAGGCCGTGTGCAGCGCCGCCATCCAGACGCTGGGCGGCTACGGCTACGTCAACGACTTTCCGCTCGAGCGCATCTACCGCGACGTGCGCGTGTGCCAGATCTACGAAGGCACCAGCGACGTGCAAAAAATCATCATCACGCGGGCGCTGTAAACGTCGCGCACATCGACGGTGGCTTCACCGAATGGGCCGAACAGGGCGCGCCGACCGAGACCTGAGAAGCGCACCGCGCGCGGCGGCAGCAGTAGCGCCAGCTTCGCCGCTCACCCAATTGTCTAAGCAAAAATAGCTTGTATTCCGCGACAGTCAAGCGCGAGCAGCTACAATTTTAGAAGCAACCAAGAATCCTTCAGCTTTCCACATCCGACTCGCGCCACGAATCCCGGTTGCGCAGCACCACGGTGATTTGGCCGTTGGTCTCGATGGTGGCACGCTCCACCTCATGCGTGTGCAGGCAGCCGGCGGCGCGCAACGCGGCCTGCACGTCGTCGGTGGTCAGGCGCTCGTCGCGCATGATGTCGGCCTTGAGTTCGCCGCTTTGAATCAACACCTGCGGCTTGCCGTCGATCCAGCGCGCCAGGCGCCGGTAACGCCAGGTCAGGCGCGCCATGCACACGTGGCAGATGATCAGCGTCAGCGCCGACACCAAGCCCCCCATCAGCGAGTTGTCGCCCGCGTTCATGCTGTTTTGCACCGCATTGCTCAGAATCAGCAACAGGATCAGATCGAACGGGTCGTACTGCCCGATCTGGCGCCGCCCGGTCAGCCGCAGGAAAACCAGCAGGAACGCATACACCACCACGCCGCGCACGACGAACTCCCACCACGGCACGCTCATGTTGAACATGGTTCAGACTCCGCTTTTTTGGATTGCAACGCGCCCATCTTGCCCCAAGCCATGAAACCCGCCGATGCCGGCGCCTGCCCCTGTGGCCGACTCGATGCGAAGCGGCGCCCGCTCAACTGGAACGCTTGCTGCGGCCGCTATGTCGATCACTTCAGCAGCGCGCCCGCGCCCGATGCCGAAAGCCTGATGCGCTCGCGCTACAGCGCCTTCGTGCGCGAACGGGCCGGCTACCTGCTGGCCACCTGGGCGCCCAGCCATCGCCCGGTGGCGCTGGATTTTGAACCAGGCTGCCAATGGTTGGGTCTGGACGTGCGCGCGCATCGGATGCTGGACGGCACACACGCCGAGGTCGAGTTCATCGCCCGCTCGCGACTGCGCGGCCGCGCCACGCGGCTGCATGAGCGCAGCCGCTTCGTGCGCGCGCATGACGCCGATGGCACGGCGCGCTGGTTTTACGTCGATGGCGAAATTTTTGAGTAATTTAGCCTGTAGCCCCTATCCATCAAGCGCGAGCAGCTATGGAATTTAAAGCAATTTTGTTCGACTGCGACGGTGTTCTGGTCGACAGCGAACCGATCACCCACGGCGTGTTGCGCGATCTGCTGGCCGAAAGCGGCTGGGACATGCCGCTCACCGAATGCATGCGGCACTTCATCGGCCGCACCGTGCGCAGCCAGGCCGCCCTGATCGAATCGCACACCGGCCAGCCGCTGACGGACGCGTGGATGGCCACCTTCTACGCCCGGCGCGACGCGCAATTGCACGCGCGCTTGCAGCCGATCGAAGGCGTGCTGGACGCCGTGCGCGCGGCCCATGCGCTGACGGGCGGGCGCATCGCCTGCGCTTCTGGCGCCGACCGCGGCAAGCTGGTGCTGCAGCTCGGCAAGACCGGCCTGGCCGGCTGGTTCGGCCCGCACGTCTTCAGCGGCCACGAACTGCCGCGCACCAAGCCTTTCCCAGACGTGTACCTGGCCGCCGCCGCGGCGCTGGGCGCCGCGCCCGAGCACTGCCTGGTGATCGAGGACACGCCCACCGGCATTCAGGCCGGTGTGGCCGCCGGCGCCACCGTGTGGGCGTACTGCCCGCAAGCCGAACAAGCCGGCGCCCTGCGCGCGGCCGGCGCGCACGACGTGTTCACCGCCATGGGCGAATTGCCCGCGCGCTGGGCTGCAGCGCCTGAGGGCTAAGCCAGCCCCGCCCAACGCAGCGCCCCGCCGCCCAGCGCGCACAGCACGATCACGCGGATCACGCCCCACCGCAGCCGCGCCAGGGCCCACGCGGCGGCCGCCACCAGCGCCAGCGCCGCCCAATCGGGTTTGGAATCAAATCCAGCTGCAGCGCCCGCCGGAAAAGCGACATGCGCTATGAAAAACAAAGCCAAACTGCCGATCACGCCAACCACCGCCGCCGTGATCGCCGCCAGCGGCGCCGTCAAGGCGAGCTTGCCGCGCGTCGACTCCACCAGCGGCCCGCCGGCCAGGATGAACACGAACGAGGGCAGAAAGGTGAACCACGTCGCCACCAAGGCGCCCACCGCGCCCCAGCCCAGCGCCCACGCGGCGCAGCCACTGGCGCCGCCGCAAGCGCGCACCACCTCGGCGGTGGCGCCGAGCTGGCCGACGAAGGCGACGATCATGATCAGCGGGCCTGGCGTGGTTTCGCCCAACGCCAGGCCGTCCATCATCTGCGCCGCCGTCAGCCATTGGTGCTGCTGCACCGCCGCCTGGTTCACGTACGGCAGCACCGCGTAGGCGCCGCCAAAGGTGATGAGCGCGGCCTTGCTGAAAAACCAGCCCATCTGCGTCAGCGTCGCCTGCCAGCCCTGCCAGGCGATGAGCGCGCCCATCGACAGCACCCACAGCAACGCGCCCACGCCCAGCACACGGGCCAGGCCGCGGCGCGAGAAGCACGCGTGCGGCGGCGGGGGCGCGTGGTCGTCGATCACCGTCGCGCGCGCCGTCGTGGGCGTGGCGGCGGCCGCCACGAGCACCACCACCTGAGCCGGCGCCACGCGCGCGGCCAGCCAGCCAATCGCGCCGGCGCCCAGCACCACCACCGGAAACGGCCACTTCAGCCACGCCAGCGCGGCCAAGCTGCCACACGCCAGCGCCCACGCCAGCGGCGTCTTCAAAGTCTTGCCGCCCAGCCGCCACATGGCGTGCAGCACGATCGCCGCCACCGCCGCCTTGATACCGTAAAACAGCGCCGCCACCCACGGCAACTGCCCCCACGCCAGGTAAGCGGCGGACAGCGCGATAAGCAGCAGCAGCGACGGCAGCACGAACAGCGCCCCCGCCGCGATGCCGCCGCGCGTGCCGTGCAGCAGCCAGCCGATGTAGGTGGCCAGCTGCTGCGCCTCTGGTCCCGGCAGCACCATGCAGTAATTGAGCGCGTG belongs to Ottowia testudinis and includes:
- a CDS encoding CopG family transcriptional regulator; the protein is MYIQYIMKPVLSPAHTEAAVRTQIYLSASQQRRLDQLARRSAQSKSSLIRAAIDRMLEAEEQAAAGTRARKQRLLGLAGAWANKPADELLDVRALRDGWSQRSAI
- a CDS encoding type II toxin-antitoxin system VapC family toxin is translated as MAQRVLVDTDVLIDHLRGVEQATQALLVHDRLAISVITLAELLAGAKGAREQADIDALAADCEVLPVDEPTARVAGILRKRYGPSHGVQLPDALIAAAAQTHQLPLLTLNSKHYPMLPGLRPAYRKSSGA
- the can gene encoding carbonate dehydratase; the protein is MPSTLQHLIDANRAWAERVEREQPGFFKALAQQQTPKYLWVGCSDSRVPANQVIGLAPGEVFVHRNVANVVVHSDLNALSVIQFAVDVLKVEHIMVVGHYGCGGVLAVLREQRVGLADNWLRHVHDVKMRHRGRLMHLCAHEQEDTLCEMNVIEQVGNVAQSNVVQDAWSRGQPLAVHGWCYGLKDGHVKDLGVTMTKPDEVVDVFRTAIKRYPRSPDAKPGSSDFPV
- the aceK gene encoding bifunctional isocitrate dehydrogenase kinase/phosphatase, giving the protein MLPRPLDSPLARDVAQAMIDGFNRHYRLFRTESARAKHRFETCDWHGQQRAQRERIEFYDLRVRECQKRLEREFEAHKQPMDVWQQVKLHYIGMLVAHPQPELAETFFNSVSTRILHRSYFHNDFIFVRPAISTEYLETDDPRAKTTYQAFYPQPGALSDTVHAVLQSFDLRCTFEDLERDCHRVARAMLNEWGADKPRPNFQVQVLSSLFYRNKGAYLVGKIINGFRELPFALPLLHRTPGTLYVDAALFGEEDLLILFSFSRAYFMVDMEIPSATVQFLRSLMPRKPRAEIYNALGLAKQGKNLFYRDLLWHLRHSTDKFRIAPGIKGMVMLVFDLPSFPYVFKIIKDWYPPPKDTTREQIRGKYQLVKQHDRVGRMADTMEFSLLAFPRARFEDDLIAEIEKFAPSQLEISDRDGDGQIEVIIAHAYIERRMIPLNLYLQEAFDAGPDDAAASAQLEHAVIEYGNAIKDLVAANIFPGDMLWKNFGVTRHGKVVFYDYDEIEYITDCNFRRVPAPRNEEDEMSGEIWYSVAKHDVFPETFGPFLLGNPRVREAFMRHHAELLEPEFWQQTKARIQGGEVIDFFPYGVHRRFDVNGGVKGAPELPDPFADISEVPVESNDSGGARINSDLGE
- a CDS encoding DUF4365 domain-containing protein yields the protein MPGAVAANAYEGIRSEALAQYALSAFGTAARVPMSDDSGIDFHCTLGRLIGKRLLVENYYLVQVKSSKSKVRYDSADAVKWLLGHKYPILFMVVDKSSSQLSIYKTTELATIPWRNFPNTIEIEFDGQNNFDLKSFEPITNVNVGLPILDFNVTQLADKEWRANVVKTLRSWVELDQGNIDWRTMGFDAYQFPSAYVTNMPVGSKIEMNASFSTLGSSEVSRLPSMTLFGLAHMINVAAAESDLAALMQIKSSADHILRRYRFSDNAPYYYAFCFNTACRHLNINMQMTIDISDVGVFSPFGTIEN
- a CDS encoding acetyl-CoA C-acyltransferase, with protein sequence MSDPIVIVSAARTPMGSFQGDFTPLAAHDLGGAAIKAAVERAGIKPEQVTEVIFGNCLMAGQGQAPARQAAFKGGLPKSAGAVTLSKMCGSGMRAAMFAHDMLKAGSHDVLVAGGMESMTNAPYLLQKGRGGYRMGHDKVYDHMMLDGLEDAYEAGRSMGTFGEDCAAKYGFTREQQDKFAMASVQRAQAAIKSGAFKDEITPVTVKDRKGERVVDTDEGPGKINVDKIPTLKPAFKKDGTVTAAASSSINDGAAAMVLMRESTAKALGCKPLARIVSHATHAQEPEWFSTAPIGASEQALKKAGWRVEDVDLWEINEAFAVVPMALMHDLKVPHDKVNVNGGACALGHPIGASGARIMVTLIHALKARGLKKGLATLCIGGGEATAVALELV
- a CDS encoding MSMEG_1061 family FMN-dependent PPOX-type flavoprotein; amino-acid sequence: MIETADALRRLYPQASPRSRAKQLDRLDDTMRRFIAHAPLCVIASAGAAGHGLDSSPRGGRAGFVQVADDHTLLIPDVTGNNRLDTLENLLVDPRIGLLFVIPGVDEVLRANGTARLRDEPEFTQRFAHAGAPKLPRLVIEVAVREAYLHCPKALLRSQVWSPEARVAPGTFPSMNAMLLAQLGPQVVTETDAQALDRYRAQLADEGLAHLVR
- a CDS encoding DUF2846 domain-containing protein, with the protein product MKNLFSSLALVTLLSGCASVNMASKEASDAAKTFKTPPRDQSALYVYRDSAFGRALTKDIFVNDECLGKSAPDVFFYKALKPNQKYKISSESEFSPNDLMLTAEPGKNHFVRQYITLGLFVGGASLEVVPEETGKAAIAKLSMAEPGKCGR
- a CDS encoding SDR family oxidoreductase is translated as MATLLIIGASRGIGWELARQSVAAGDRVIATARDAAGLAALRDLGCQALQLDVADAASVSGLAWQLDGEKIDTAWHVAGVMCNRADATQPPTQADFDRVMHTNVLGAMQVITQVAPLVQAAGGRFAFLSSAMGQIGTVSGSGAWLYRVSKAALNMAVAAARHSYPGVIFTVFHPGWVRTDMGGAGAPVTPEQSAAGLRATLAAATAADNGAFMQFDGSRLNGW
- a CDS encoding DUF2867 domain-containing protein, producing the protein MAAAARVELRPVPEAARPALPAATFADAYAREDAPAAITAHAAAMAVLGGPPPALFAALMKLRHRIVQPLGLKTDELLSAAKVGAHSVARIGPFPVLQKSPTRVVLGLNDKHLDFRIVVLAEPLGAASRVTVSTLVLEHNALGRAYMAMVKPFHRWISRHVLARADFFKHSN